Proteins from one Hypanus sabinus isolate sHypSab1 chromosome X2, sHypSab1.hap1, whole genome shotgun sequence genomic window:
- the LOC132385199 gene encoding galactosylgalactosylxylosylprotein 3-beta-glucuronosyltransferase 1-like: MPKRRDILAIVLIVLPWTLLITVWHQNTVSPLLTLRKGKNDGSEVGNRRDFGQSSDSKEYCPSDKDIVEVIRTEYVYTRPPPWSDILPTIHVITPTYSRPVQKAELTRVANTLLHVPNLHWIVVEDSQRRTTLVTRLLKETGLNYTHLNVETPRSYKLRGDIRDPRFPRGTMQRNLALRWLREMFNLNNTQQGIVYFADDDNTYSLELFEEMRTTRKVSVWPVAFVGGLRYESPKVNAAGKVYGWKTVFDPHRPFAIDMAGFAINLRLILQRPQAYFKLRGVKGGYQESSLLRELVTLNDLEPKAANCTKVALFV; this comes from the exons ATGCCGAAGAGACGAGACATCCTCGCAATTGTATTGATTGTTTTACCATGGACGCTGCTTATAACTGTCTGGCACCAGAACACTGTTTCACCACTGCTGACACTGCGAAAAGGTAA AA ATGATGGGAGTGAGGTTGGCAACCGTCGAGATTTTGGTCAGTCATCAGACTCCAAGGAATATTGCCCATCAGATAAGGATATTGTGGAGGTGATCAGAACAGAGTATGTTTACACTCGACCTCCTCCATGGTCAGACATCCTCCCCACAATTCACGTCATCACTCCAACTTACAGTAGGCCTGTACAGAAGGCAGAACTGACGCGAGTCGCTAACACCCTGCTTCATGTGCCCAACCTCCACTGGATAGTGGTGGAGGATTCACAGAGAAGAACCACACTGGTGACCCGACTCCTCAAAGAGACGGGCCTTAACTACACACACTTGAATGTAGAGACACCGCGCAGTTACAAGCTGAGAGGGGATATTCGGGATCCTAGATTTCCGCGTGGCACCATGCAGAGAAACTTGGCACTGAGGTGGTTGCGGGAAATGTTCAATTTGAACAACACCCAACAAGGAATCGTATATTTTGCAGATGATGACAATACATACAGTTTAGAGTTGTTTGAGGAG ATGCGCACTACAAGGAAAGTCTCAGTCTGGCCTGTTGCCTTTGTAGGCGGACTCCGCTACGAATCTCCAAAAGTAAACGCAGCAGGAAAGGTTTATGGATGGAAAACAGTGTTTGATCCGCATAGACCCTTTGCCATAGACATGGCAGGGTTTGCAATAAATCTCCGATTAATTCTGCAGAGACCTCAAGCTTACTTTAAGCTGCGTGGAGTCAAGGGAGGTTATCAAGAAAGTAGTCTCCTTCGAGAGTTGGTgacactcaatgacctggaacCTAAAGCAGCCAATTGCACTAAGGTAGCTCTTTTTGTATAA